Part of the Archocentrus centrarchus isolate MPI-CPG fArcCen1 chromosome 4, fArcCen1, whole genome shotgun sequence genome is shown below.
gaactttgaaagcatcctcaagtgcagtcacaaagagCATCAAACGttatgaaactggctctcatcaggaccgccccaggaaaggaagaccaagagttaacTCTGCGGCACAGGATCAGTTCATCAGAGtcaccagcctcagaaaccgcaagttaacagcaccccagaaaagagcccacctaaatgcttcacagagttcaagtagcacacacatctcaacatcaactgttcagagaggACTGCGTGAGTCTGGGCTTTatggttgaattgctgcaaaaaagcaacttctaaggaagaacaacaagaggaagagaatggctcaGGCTGAGGAACACAAGAATTGACATTacaccagtggaaatctgtcctttggtctgatgagtccaaatttgagctttttggttccaaacgccatgtctttgtaagacgcAGAGAAGGTGAGCGGATGGGTCCTatatgtgtagttcccaccgtgaATTATGGAGGAGAAGTGTGATGTATGAGGGTGCTTtactggtgacactgttggcgatttattcaaaatccaggGCACACtaaaccagcatggctaccataGCATTCTGCAGCGACATGCCATCTGGTttgcctccacaatcacctgatctaaacccaagtgagatggtttgggatgagttggaccgcagactgaaggcaaagcagccaacaagtgctcagcacctctgggaacaccttcaagactgttggaaaaccatttcaggtgatgacctcatgaagctcACTGAGAGAAtgagagtgtgcaaagctgtgatCAAAGCAGAAGGTGCCTaatttgaagaatctaaaagctaaaacatattttggtttgtttaacacttttaagtttactacatgtttccttgtgtgttccttcatagtctggatgacttcagtattaatttacaatgcaggaaaaaaaaacattaaatgaaaaggtgtgcccaaacttttgactggtactgtatatcaaGTTAAAGCTATGCTAATTaacaaatgtaataaattaCTGTGTATTGTGAAACATCTCACTCACTGTGCCAAACCCACAGAGAATTATCTCCCAGCTCTGCAGTTCCACTCAGCTGTCTGCAGCTTTTTAGcctctttcagctcattgttttggttttccacCTCATAACTACACCCTTGGAGTGCTTGCCTACCTACCTATCTTTGTGTTTCCTGCCCAACAAATAAACAGCCACCAGAGGAAGTTAACTTAAAGACGGTGAGCACAGTATATCACTTGATATAATAGCTAAAGAGCCAGATACTTTATCAATACATACTGGAGATCAAATGTTTAATGTATAAattcaaaacaaatgaaaaaggaGGTTATAAGTCAGCGCTGCATTTTCTGCTTGTGTTTTGCCCCCCAAAATCCAGATTTAATGTTTTACAATGTCACGATGCACAGCTAcctctactgtttttttttaataccaacAAAGCAATCCTATGACACTCACACTAACATGTGTTtcatgatggggaaaaaaaaaaaaaaaagcagtcagcAGTAACCAgttatttacagtaaaacaaaCTGAGTCACAGTTTTACCTGATTTTCCAGTGCGAAGTCTGGCCAGCAGGACCATGGATTGATGTTGCAGCAAAGAGGCCCAAATGAAGAGTACAAATCCAGCAATTTGGCGCCAGTCCAGCTGAGTGAGGAGGGTGCTGCTCTCTAAAAGTACAGCACAAACAGCATCAGTACCACAAATCAGCAGAACCAGGGAATTCTGCACATAGAAAGGACCAACTTAACTCAAACCTTTTTCCATACGATCACAGCAGAGGACCGTCAACCCTAACATGATGTAATACCCCAGGCCGAACATATATTGTACCAAATGCATGGCCCCATCAGAGAAAACACTGACAAACAGGCACTCCAGCAGCCTCCTGAAGGAGTGgacccacagcagcagctgcaccagGACCGTGGACAGCTGTGGGACTAAAGACAGCACTAAAATCAAAAACCAgaatgaaataaacacaaagcaccCAGTTTTCCTTTAACCTACCTTGACTGTCATTGCCGGGTACACCTGTCAAAATGTCTAACATCCCAGTTAGCCATAACGGGTATGCCTGATGCTGGATTATAAAGTTGAGGTACAAGACCAGAAGAAGACCATTCCAGCCAACAGAGATGGCATAGAAGTGCCAGAACCACCTGAAAGGGTAAAAACACCTCCACGTTTACGCcttcaaaaaagtaaaaaaaaaaaaaaaaaaagatttaaacacCCCAAATTTTCAGTTACATATATTAGAAATGGACACATAGGCTACAAAGATATTAAAGTGAAGTTCTCCCATTCTCTGTCACCTTTTCGGGATGTCAAAAACTCGCAACCAGTCGTCTCGCTTTAAGCTCTGCTTGGTTTTTCCGTAACGAATGAGGtcctgaaataaaatgtaaacacgACACGTCTCGAACCTTCTCGGCAACAGTGGCGAGATTTTGTAAGCACAAAAAGCAACGAGAAAGAACAAAGCCAGGAAAGACCACAAAGCGTTTATGGCACTGAAGTCGACTGAGCTCCACATCATTTCAAAGATGTGCGGTCAGCGGTCACTGTTTTGTGCAACGCGGAAAAGAGGCCGGCGGGACAACGTATTGTGTCGCAAGGGTTCCGGATGAGACGCGACAACAGGGAATGCCAAGTAATTATTTAATTGTAACACagtaatatttgtttatttatttatgtggtttttttttttgttttttttttggccaggtacttttatgaaatacaaaaacacatgagCGAATTTTACAGCGAGCATTCAGACCTTAACATTCGcacagcaggtggcagcatttGAATCTCTCCTCACAAACTAACTCAGCTTCGAGGTTTCCCTAGGTGCAGTCAAAATTTTCTTTATAATATTGcctcagttcattgaggttcgAAGGCATTCCTTTATGCACAGCTCTATTAAGGTCCTGTCACAGCATTTgctgcactttttatttgtttcctcTTTAAACAAAgtgtgacaaattaaaaaaaatatgacatggTTTGTTAATGgcttaataaaaatatgttcaTGTGCTGCCCCTGATCCATGTCTTTGCAAAAATGAATCTGTTTGACTTTGAACAGTTAAAGTTAAATGAGGTAGGACTGCAGATATTCAGTTTGGGCCAACAATGCATTTTCTCTGGTATTTGATTAGTAAATACattgtgcaaaatgcaaataaaaacaaaatacattcaTTTTCTGATCTCATAaacttatattttattcacaatagaacatcaAAAACAtaccaaatatttaaactgagagaaattatcataaaaaaatattaactaattttgaatttgacgGCAGTAAcacccttaaaaaaacaaaacaaaacaattttgcaCCCAATTAACTGGCAACAGTTCAGTAACATGATTATAAAAAGAGTATCTTAGAGAGGCAAAGTTTCTGAGAAGTAAAGATGGTCAGAGGTTCACCAAcctgcaaaaaaacaacatttgaaGATGTTCAGAACAGGTTCAGAAGTGTTCCTCAGTGTAAAATTGTCAAGAATTTGAATATGCCACCATCTTCAGTACATAAAATCATCAAAATAGTCAGACAATCTGGAGGAATCTCTGTGCCCAAATgacaaggccaaaaatcaatattggatgcTCACGATCTTCAGGCCCTCGGGCAGTACTGCATTAAAACCGGGTGTGATTCtatcatggaaatcactgcatggcctcaggaacacttccagaaatgaCTGTCTGTGAAAACAGTTTGCTGTGCCATCCTCAAATGTAGGTTAAAgttctatcatgcaaagaagaatgtga
Proteins encoded:
- the srd5a3 gene encoding polyprenal reductase isoform X1, which encodes MMWSSVDFSAINALWSFLALFFLVAFCAYKISPLLPRRFETCRVYILFQDLIRYGKTKQSLKRDDWLRVFDIPKRWFWHFYAISVGWNGLLLVLYLNFIIQHQAYPLWLTGMLDILTGVPGNDSQVPQLSTVLVQLLLWVHSFRRLLECLFVSVFSDGAMHLVQYMFGLGYYIMLGLTVLCCDRMEKGLKSSTLLTQLDWRQIAGFVLFIWASLLQHQSMVLLARLRTGKSGTVETLAHRVPKGGLFELVSCPHYFAELLIYVSFSFVFRGLCLTWWLVVLYVLFNQALAGQLCHDLYISKYKSYPSHRRAFIPFVL
- the srd5a3 gene encoding polyprenal reductase isoform X2 → MMWSSVDFSAINALWSFLALFFLVAFCAYKISPLLPRRFETCRVYILFQDLIRYGKTKQSLKRDDWLRVFDIPKRWFWHFYAISVGWNGLLLVLYLNFIIQHQAYPLWLTGMLDILTGVPGNDSQVPQLSTVLVQLLLWVHSFRRLLECLFVSVFSDGAMHLVQYMFGLGYYIMLGLTVLCCDRMEKESSTLLTQLDWRQIAGFVLFIWASLLQHQSMVLLARLRTGKSGTVETLAHRVPKGGLFELVSCPHYFAELLIYVSFSFVFRGLCLTWWLVVLYVLFNQALAGQLCHDLYISKYKSYPSHRRAFIPFVL